The stretch of DNA ATGACGGTGAGGAGGTCTAAAAATCCTTTGAGCAGGCGCCCCCAGCCGTATTTGGTTACGCCGTATTGTCGCGGGTGGTGCTGGACGGGAATTTCACCGATGCGATATCCTTCCATGTGGGCGAGTACGGGGATGTAGCGGTGGAGTTCGCCGAGTACGCGTATGTCTTTTGTGACTTCGCTGCGATAGATTTTGAGGCCGCAGTTAAAGTCGTGTATGTCGATGCCCGATACAAAGCCCGTGACCCAGTTGAAGAATTTGGAGGGCAGGGTTTTGCCCAGTGGGTCAAAGCGTTTTTTCTTCCATCCAGAGACGAGGTCATAGCCTTCTTCGATTTTGGCCAGCAGGTTGGGAATTTCTGCCGGGTCGTCTTGCAGGTCGGCGTCCATGGTGATGATGTATGTGCCGCGTGCGCGTTGAAATCCAGCGGTATAAGCCGCGGCTTTGCCAAAGTTGCGTCGGAATTGGATGACTTTGACTTCGGGGTAGGTGTTGTGCAGGTCTTCCAATACGGCGATTGACCCGTCGGTGCTGCCGTCGTCAATGAAGATGACTTCGTAGGTACGGTCCTGGGTGGCGAGCACGCCGCGGATTTGTTCCATGAGCGGGCGCAGGCTTTCTTCTTCGTTGAGCAGGGGTATGACGAGGCTGAGGTCGGGCATGGGGCGCGTGTTGTTGAGGTTAGAGGATTAGAGTTAAAAGACAAAGATAGCAAAGGGCGCGTCTTTTTACAAATGTGAATCGGGTGTTCATTTGAATTTTAAGACGTAGGTGTTGGGATTGCGTGCGATGTGGATGATTTTAAAGCGGTTTTCATGTGTCTGGATGGCGGGGACGAGAAATTCGGATGTAGATTGATATCCAATCTGGTCGATGACGACGATGTCGATGTTTTTTTGTTCAAATTCGGCAATCACCTCATCTGGTGTTTTCCAGGCGTAGCTCGTGGCTTTGCGGTTGGCTATTGCGTTCATGAGATAGGGCTTGCGGCAGGCGATTTTGACATCTGGATCGGTGTTGTCTTTAATCCATTCTGCAGCGGCAAAGTAAGTGTCCCAGTTGGGTGGCAACCACCCGATGCGTTCGGCGAGGTAGTTGGTCTCATAGATATTTGAGCCGAGGAGAAAGAGAAAAAAGAGTACGGTGCCCGCGCGCGAGGCGGTTTTTTTGAGTGCTCGGGCGAGAAGTCGGAGCAGTTCGTCCATGGTGGTGAGGATGGCGTAGAAGAGGATGGGTATGGCCGGGACGAGAAAGCGCGTGTCGGACCACGTATCAGGCCAGAGGATGTAGAGGCCCAGATAGCAGGTGAGGTACACGATGAGCAAGTGCCGTTTTATGAGTCCGACGATCAGGGCGTATAGGATCAGGGCGGAGAAGAAGAGGCCGACGCCGACGAAAGAGTCGGTGTCGATAGAAAAGGGTAGCAAGATGTAGGGGATGACGAGTTGGCTGTAGAGTTCGAGATT from Gemmatimonadota bacterium encodes:
- a CDS encoding glycosyltransferase family 2 protein gives rise to the protein MPDLSLVIPLLNEEESLRPLMEQIRGVLATQDRTYEVIFIDDGSTDGSIAVLEDLHNTYPEVKVIQFRRNFGKAAAYTAGFQRARGTYIITMDADLQDDPAEIPNLLAKIEEGYDLVSGWKKKRFDPLGKTLPSKFFNWVTGFVSGIDIHDFNCGLKIYRSEVTKDIRVLGELHRYIPVLAHMEGYRIGEIPVQHHPRQYGVTKYGWGRLLKGFLDLLTVMYIGKYMGRPLHLFGTVGLIFGTIGMLINTYIASLWLQTGTIQYRYPLLMLGVFLTVLGVQFVCTGLLADMLTRGPQPNEKFNIRKILE